A genomic region of Janthinobacterium lividum contains the following coding sequences:
- a CDS encoding AMP-binding protein, which yields MQAISYVHGAHETPLIGETIGAYLDGIAARHGQQDALIVAHQNVRWTYLEFQQRVHRLAAGLLKLGLQPGDRVGIWSQNCAEWVLTQFATAKAGLIMVNINPAYRRSELEYVLDKVQCSALILSPSFKSSDYLAIVQDVVPEIARSRAGALQSPRLPQLRHVIRLGTAATPGMHNFDALMEGIADADLAHLEEVSATLQFDDAVNIQFTSGTTGAPKGATLTHHNILNNGFFIGEAMRLTQQDRLCIPVPLYHCFGMVLGNLACVTHGAAMVFPGEGFDPKAVLETVQAERCTGLHGVPTMFIAILDHPDFKQYDLSNLRTGIMAGSPCPMEVMTRVIELMHMAEITIAYGMTETSPVSFQTAIEDPREMRVSSIGRVHPHLEVKIIDAEGRIVPRGEKGELLTRGYSVMQGYWGDPEKTSEAIDAARWMHTGDLAVIDDNGFCSIVGRSKDMVIRGGENIYPREVEEFLYRHPSVLDVQCVGVPDAKYGEELCACIILRPGTQATSEDIRAFCDGQIAYYKIPRYVRFVEEFPMTVTGKIQKYLLRKQVATDLGLSAD from the coding sequence ATGCAAGCAATCAGTTATGTACACGGCGCCCACGAGACGCCGTTGATCGGCGAAACGATAGGCGCCTACCTGGACGGCATTGCCGCCCGCCATGGCCAGCAGGATGCCCTGATCGTGGCGCACCAGAACGTACGCTGGACGTATCTGGAATTCCAGCAGCGCGTGCACCGCCTGGCCGCAGGTTTGCTGAAGCTGGGCTTGCAGCCTGGCGACAGGGTCGGCATCTGGTCGCAAAACTGTGCCGAATGGGTGCTGACCCAGTTTGCCACGGCGAAAGCCGGCTTGATCATGGTCAACATCAACCCCGCCTACCGGCGTTCGGAACTCGAATACGTGCTCGACAAGGTGCAATGCAGCGCGCTGATCCTGTCGCCCAGCTTCAAGTCCAGCGACTACCTGGCCATCGTGCAAGACGTGGTACCGGAAATCGCACGTTCGCGCGCCGGCGCCCTGCAGTCGCCGCGCCTGCCGCAATTGCGCCACGTGATCCGCCTGGGCACGGCCGCGACACCCGGAATGCACAACTTCGACGCCCTGATGGAGGGCATTGCCGACGCCGACCTGGCGCACCTGGAAGAAGTGAGCGCTACCTTGCAGTTTGACGATGCCGTGAACATTCAGTTCACGTCCGGCACCACGGGCGCGCCGAAAGGCGCCACCTTGACGCACCACAATATCCTCAACAACGGCTTTTTCATCGGCGAAGCCATGCGCCTCACGCAACAGGACCGCTTGTGCATTCCCGTGCCCCTGTACCACTGCTTCGGCATGGTGCTGGGCAACCTGGCCTGCGTCACGCATGGCGCGGCCATGGTGTTTCCCGGCGAGGGGTTCGATCCGAAAGCCGTGCTGGAAACCGTGCAGGCCGAGCGCTGCACGGGGCTGCATGGCGTGCCGACCATGTTCATCGCCATCCTCGACCATCCTGATTTCAAGCAATACGATCTGTCGAATTTGCGCACCGGCATCATGGCCGGTTCGCCGTGCCCGATGGAAGTCATGACGCGGGTCATCGAGCTGATGCACATGGCGGAGATCACGATTGCGTATGGCATGACGGAAACGTCGCCCGTCAGCTTCCAGACGGCCATCGAGGACCCGCGCGAAATGCGCGTGTCATCCATCGGCAGGGTTCACCCGCACCTGGAAGTGAAAATCATCGATGCGGAAGGGCGCATCGTGCCGCGCGGCGAAAAGGGCGAATTGCTCACGCGCGGCTATTCCGTGATGCAGGGCTACTGGGGCGACCCTGAAAAAACCAGTGAGGCCATCGATGCGGCGCGCTGGATGCACACGGGCGACCTGGCCGTGATCGACGACAACGGCTTTTGCAGCATCGTCGGCCGCTCGAAGGACATGGTCATCCGCGGCGGCGAAAACATCTATCCGCGCGAAGTCGAGGAGTTCCTGTACCGCCACCCGAGCGTGCTCGACGTGCAATGCGTGGGTGTGCCGGACGCCAAGTATGGCGAAGAGTTGTGCGCCTGCATCATCCTGCGTCCGGGCACGCAGGCCACCAGCGAGGATATCCGCGCCTTTTGCGATGGGCAGATCGCCTATTACAAGATTCCCCGCTACGTGCGCTTCGTCGAGGAATTCCCCATGACGGTGACGGGCAAGATCCAGAAATACCTGCTGCGCAAGCAGGTGGCGACGGATCTGGGGCTGAGCGCGGACTAA
- a CDS encoding DNA polymerase II: MTGNTQHPPEQGFILTRHWRDTSAGTEVDFWLATDAGPRHVRLPVQTAVAFLPMEQQDQAQQLLRGERHAELRPLSLCDFHHRPVLGLYCKQYRHLLKLEKQLRAHGIDVYEADIRPPERYLMERFITAPVTFSGETLQEVQLKPAPGYRPTLKLVSLDIETTAHGELYSLALEGCGQRQVYMLGPPNGGDDALDFDLEYCDSRAQILERLNTWMERHDPDAIIGWNLVQFDLRVLKQHAERYQVPLRLGRGGAVMEWREHGGKQEHYFAAAAGRLIIDGIEALKSATWNFSSFSLENVAQTLLGEGKSIDNPYQRMAEIDRRFREDKPALARYNLKDCELVTRIFAKTELLTFLLERASVTGLAADRSGGSVAAFEHLYLPLMHRQGYVAPNLGDVSGDNSPGGFVMDSQSGLYDSVLVLDYKSLYPSIIRTFLIDPVGLVVGTSGDEADTVPGYRGAQFSRVKHCLPAIVQQVWQGRETAKRERNAPLSQALKIIMNAFYGVLGSSGCRFFDPRLASSITLRGHDIMHRTRELITEQGYQVIYGDTDSTFVWLKTAHTDEEAGKIGRALVAHVNAWWDQYLRAEFGLENALELEFETHYRRFLMPTIRGSEEGSKKRYAGLVGKPDGSEQMVYKGLETVRSDWTPLAQQFQQALYLRIFQRAAYQDYVRDYVARTVRGEFDALLVYRKRLRRPLDDYQRNVPPHVRAARTADAYNLAQGRPLQYQNGGWISYVITVAGPEPLETQRSPIDYHHYLTRQLQPVADAILPFLGDDFSRLVSGQQDLF; the protein is encoded by the coding sequence ATGACAGGCAATACGCAGCACCCGCCCGAACAGGGCTTCATCCTGACCCGCCACTGGCGCGATACCAGCGCCGGCACGGAAGTCGATTTCTGGCTGGCAACGGATGCCGGGCCCCGCCATGTGCGCCTGCCCGTGCAGACGGCCGTCGCCTTCCTTCCCATGGAGCAGCAGGATCAGGCGCAACAGTTGCTGCGCGGCGAGCGCCATGCGGAGCTGCGGCCCCTGTCGCTGTGCGATTTCCACCACCGTCCCGTGCTGGGGCTGTACTGCAAGCAATACCGGCACTTGCTGAAGCTGGAAAAGCAGCTGCGCGCGCACGGCATCGACGTGTACGAAGCCGATATCCGCCCGCCCGAGCGCTATCTGATGGAACGCTTCATCACGGCGCCGGTAACGTTCAGCGGAGAAACACTGCAGGAAGTACAGCTGAAACCGGCACCCGGCTACCGCCCCACATTAAAACTGGTATCGCTCGATATCGAGACGACGGCCCATGGCGAGCTGTATTCGCTGGCCCTGGAAGGCTGCGGCCAGCGCCAGGTGTACATGCTGGGGCCGCCAAACGGCGGCGATGACGCCTTGGACTTCGACCTCGAATACTGCGACAGCCGCGCACAGATACTCGAGCGCCTGAACACATGGATGGAGCGCCACGATCCGGACGCCATCATCGGCTGGAACCTGGTGCAGTTCGACTTGCGCGTGCTCAAGCAACATGCCGAGCGTTATCAAGTACCGTTGAGGCTGGGACGGGGCGGCGCCGTGATGGAATGGCGTGAGCATGGCGGCAAGCAGGAGCACTATTTTGCGGCCGCCGCGGGCCGGCTGATCATCGACGGCATTGAAGCGTTAAAATCGGCGACGTGGAATTTCTCCTCGTTCAGCCTGGAAAACGTGGCGCAGACGCTGCTGGGCGAAGGCAAGTCCATCGACAATCCCTACCAGCGCATGGCCGAGATCGACCGGCGTTTCCGCGAAGATAAACCGGCGCTGGCCCGCTACAACCTCAAGGATTGCGAGCTGGTCACGCGCATCTTCGCCAAGACCGAGCTGCTGACCTTCCTGCTGGAACGGGCCAGCGTGACGGGCCTGGCGGCCGACCGCAGCGGCGGCTCCGTGGCCGCGTTCGAACACCTGTACCTGCCGCTGATGCACCGGCAAGGTTACGTGGCACCCAACCTGGGCGATGTCTCCGGCGACAACAGTCCGGGCGGCTTCGTCATGGATTCGCAGTCGGGCCTGTACGACTCCGTGCTGGTGCTCGACTATAAAAGCCTGTACCCATCCATCATCCGCACGTTCCTGATCGACCCCGTGGGCCTGGTGGTGGGCACCAGCGGCGACGAGGCCGATACCGTGCCCGGCTACCGTGGCGCGCAGTTTTCAAGGGTCAAACATTGCCTGCCCGCCATCGTGCAACAGGTGTGGCAAGGGCGCGAGACGGCCAAGCGCGAGCGCAACGCGCCCCTGTCGCAAGCGTTAAAAATCATCATGAACGCGTTCTATGGCGTATTGGGCTCGAGCGGCTGCCGCTTTTTCGACCCGCGCCTGGCCTCCTCGATCACCTTGCGCGGCCACGACATCATGCACCGCACGCGCGAGCTGATCACGGAACAGGGTTATCAGGTCATCTATGGCGACACGGATTCCACCTTCGTGTGGCTGAAAACGGCGCATACGGATGAAGAAGCGGGCAAGATCGGCCGCGCCCTGGTGGCGCACGTGAATGCGTGGTGGGACCAGTATCTGCGCGCAGAGTTCGGCCTGGAGAATGCGCTGGAACTGGAATTCGAGACGCATTACCGGCGCTTCCTGATGCCCACCATCAGGGGCTCGGAAGAAGGCAGCAAGAAGCGCTATGCGGGCCTGGTGGGCAAGCCCGACGGCAGCGAACAGATGGTCTACAAGGGCCTGGAAACCGTGCGCAGCGACTGGACGCCGCTGGCGCAGCAATTCCAGCAAGCTTTGTACCTGCGCATCTTCCAGCGCGCCGCCTACCAGGACTATGTGCGCGACTACGTGGCGCGCACCGTGCGCGGCGAATTCGACGCTCTATTGGTCTACCGCAAGCGCCTGCGCCGCCCGCTCGACGACTACCAGCGCAACGTGCCGCCCCATGTGCGCGCGGCACGCACGGCCGACGCCTACAACCTGGCGCAGGGCCGGCCGCTGCAATACCAGAACGGCGGCTGGATCAGCTATGTCATCACGGTGGCCGGCCCGGAACCGCTGGAAACGCAGCGCTCGCCCATCGACTACCACCATTACCTGACGCGCCAGCTGCAGCCGGTGGCTGACGCGATCCTGCCGTTCCTGGGCGACGATTTTTCGCGCCTTGTATCGGGCCAGCAGGATTTGTTTTAA
- a CDS encoding enoyl-acyl carrier protein reductase FabMG — MTEITSLRDIPQKNIFRKGDTFVLFGELFGRGYVNGLLDEARKAGMNIVGMTVGRRDENMALRPLNAEELAEAEANLGGRIINVPLMAGFDLDAPAGEPTPTALLADMTLKSWQEDKLDWVQIERCREAGIARFSASVAKAMAELDSLIPDGSNVYFAHTMAGGIPKVKVFLAIANRIYKGRGERFMSSRALLDSDLGKLILMNFDEVTANTLQHLIDGSAAIRARIEQTGGQVRYSAYGYHGTEILIDGKYQWQTYSNYTQGLAKMRLENVAKSAWDKGIKATVFNCPEIRTNSSDIFVGVELSLFPLLNALKKEGGAAWAEEQWKICQGLLEDGVSLQDLLDRIAAYNGDATSVQFRNFAAWPMDNTPELADVMIGTSDDITKLHKDRKELITDHLSSLVLEGTGPLMFHAMSEPQAPVVWLNHDIIARQLNSVHN, encoded by the coding sequence ATGACCGAGATCACGTCCTTAAGAGACATCCCGCAAAAAAATATCTTCCGCAAGGGCGACACCTTTGTGCTGTTCGGCGAGCTGTTCGGCCGCGGCTATGTAAATGGCTTGCTGGACGAAGCGCGCAAGGCGGGCATGAATATCGTCGGCATGACGGTCGGCCGCCGCGATGAAAACATGGCGCTGCGTCCGTTGAACGCGGAAGAGCTGGCGGAAGCCGAAGCCAATCTGGGCGGCCGCATCATCAATGTGCCGCTGATGGCCGGTTTCGACCTCGACGCGCCAGCGGGCGAGCCGACCCCGACAGCCCTGCTGGCCGACATGACCCTGAAAAGCTGGCAAGAAGACAAGCTGGACTGGGTGCAGATCGAACGCTGCCGCGAAGCCGGCATCGCCCGCTTCAGCGCTTCCGTGGCGAAAGCCATGGCCGAGCTGGACAGCCTGATTCCTGACGGCAGCAATGTGTATTTCGCCCACACCATGGCTGGCGGCATTCCGAAAGTCAAAGTCTTCCTGGCGATTGCCAACCGCATCTACAAAGGCCGCGGCGAGCGCTTCATGTCCTCGCGCGCCCTGCTCGACAGCGACCTGGGTAAATTGATCCTGATGAACTTCGACGAAGTCACGGCCAACACCCTGCAGCACCTGATCGACGGCAGCGCTGCCATCCGCGCCCGCATCGAGCAAACGGGCGGCCAGGTGCGCTACAGCGCCTACGGCTACCACGGCACGGAGATCTTGATCGACGGCAAGTACCAGTGGCAAACCTACAGCAACTACACCCAGGGCCTGGCCAAGATGCGCCTGGAAAACGTGGCCAAGTCCGCGTGGGACAAAGGCATCAAGGCCACCGTCTTCAACTGCCCGGAAATCCGCACGAACTCGTCCGACATTTTCGTCGGCGTGGAACTGTCCCTGTTCCCCCTGCTCAACGCGCTGAAAAAAGAAGGCGGCGCAGCCTGGGCCGAAGAGCAGTGGAAAATCTGCCAGGGCTTGCTGGAAGACGGCGTCTCGCTGCAAGACTTGCTCGACCGTATCGCCGCCTACAATGGCGACGCCACCAGCGTGCAGTTCCGCAACTTCGCCGCCTGGCCGATGGACAACACGCCAGAGCTGGCCGACGTCATGATCGGCACCTCGGACGACATCACCAAGCTGCACAAGGACCGCAAGGAACTGATCACCGACCACCTGAGCTCGCTGGTCCTGGAAGGCACGGGCCCGCTGATGTTCCACGCCATGTCGGAGCCACAAGCCCCCGTCGTCTGGCTGAACCACGACATCATCGCGCGCCAGCTGAACTCCGTGCATAACTGA